Proteins from a genomic interval of Cucumis melo cultivar AY chromosome 7, USDA_Cmelo_AY_1.0, whole genome shotgun sequence:
- the LOC103487584 gene encoding acetyltransferase At1g77540 isoform X2, producing MNMASTNPIAGSGTDAPKIIWNEAQQRFETEDKKAYLQYLIKNGGKVMDMIHTFVPSSKRGLGLASHLCLAAFNHADGHSLSVIPSCSYISDTFLPRNPTWNYLLYSEEKKSNLV from the exons ATGAACATGGCGAGTACAAACCCTATAGCAGGTTCTGGAACCGACGCCCCAAAAATTATATGGAACGAAGCTCAACAGAGGTTCGAAACAGAGGACAAGAAGGCATATCTTCAGTACCTGATCAAAAATGGAGGTAAAGTTATGGATATGATTCACACTTTCGTTCCTTCTTCCAAAAGGGGTTTGGGATTGGCTTCCCATCTCTGCCTCGCCGCTTTCAATCACGCTGACGGCCATTCCTTATCCGTCATTCCCTCCTGTTCTTACATTTCC GACACTTTTCTCCCTAGGAATCCAACTTGGAACTATCTTTTGTACTCTGAAGAAAAGAAATCAAACCT GGTTTGA
- the LOC103487584 gene encoding acetyltransferase At1g77540 isoform X1 — MNMASTNPIAGSGTDAPKIIWNEAQQRFETEDKKAYLQYLIKNGGKVMDMIHTFVPSSKRGLGLASHLCLAAFNHADGHSLSVIPSCSYISDTFLPRNPTWNYLLYSEEKKSNL; from the exons ATGAACATGGCGAGTACAAACCCTATAGCAGGTTCTGGAACCGACGCCCCAAAAATTATATGGAACGAAGCTCAACAGAGGTTCGAAACAGAGGACAAGAAGGCATATCTTCAGTACCTGATCAAAAATGGAGGTAAAGTTATGGATATGATTCACACTTTCGTTCCTTCTTCCAAAAGGGGTTTGGGATTGGCTTCCCATCTCTGCCTCGCCGCTTTCAATCACGCTGACGGCCATTCCTTATCCGTCATTCCCTCCTGTTCTTACATTTCC GACACTTTTCTCCCTAGGAATCCAACTTGGAACTATCTTTTGTACTCTGAAGAAAAGAAATCAAACCTGTAA